The genomic stretch TTCAGAACCTCACTGCATGCTCTCTTCTAGGTGAGAACTGTGAGAAACGCTGTGGCTCCTGCTTCTCAGACGAGTTTTTTGAGATTTAatcatgtttataataatttaataaaatatataaaatacattttcattgattttttttaaattatatttttaattctaaatttaaaaataatttaattgctgcttttttaaattctaaactttgtgcaaacaaacaaacaaaaaattataaataaataagacgtgtgtgtgtgtgtgtgtgtgtgtgtgtgtgtgtgtgtgtgtgtgtgtgtgtgtgtgcttccaGACATGGACGACTCGGGATCTTCCTACCTGGCCTTCAATGATTTTAACAGCAATGGCGGCTCGTTGTGGGCGGAGTCATTGGCCCAGCAGGAGCGTCAGGAGGTGGAGAGCTTCAGAAGGAAACTCAAATACTTCTTCATGAACCCCTGTGAGAAGTATCGAGCCCGAAGCAGGAAGCCGTGGAAGCTGATGCTGCAGATCATCAAGATCGCCGTCATCACCATCCAGGTACTGAGATTCGCCGCAGCCTGTAGTAGAAAcatttgaaagtgtgtgtataattatggAGATTTGAGATGGAGATGAACAGTGAAATCTCACTCACTGGTTTTTTTTGGGGTAAATGTCTCCCAGTTCCATGCCCAGTTCTCCAGAGCGTGTGCTTCAGCGACTCTTGGATAAGAGACTCTCTTTCGTTtctgggttttatttttgtatttaaaccaAAACAAGACGTCTGAAAGTCGTTCTCTCCTCAGCTGGTGTCTTTCGGCCTGAGTAACCAGATGGTGGTGACGTTCAAGGAGGAAAACCTCATGACCTTCAAGCACCTGTTTCTGAAGGACTACGAAAATCACAACGCCAAAGCGTACGCCGTGTACACTCAAAACGAAgtctacacacacctctcctaCATTGTACAgcaggtgaacacacacacacacacacacacacacacacacacacacacacacattaaaaccgATTtggtttgatcttttttttttatctcctgaCTGTTACTATCCAGACTGTTCCtgccatgtgtttttttccccccaaactgttaccacaaagttggaggcacacaattaaactctttccttcacttgaactcggagATCCAaaagtgttccagcatgacagttgGAAGTgtgtaaaagatctcctgctgtagatctCCAACacaaccccaggcctcctcaccttctcacatacatcagtacctgaatttaacacacttgtggctcaatgaatctctacaaaatctagaggaacatctttccagaagagtggagcttttataacaggaaatggagactaaatgtggacttgGATGTTCATAAACGAGCACAAACCCAATCTTCAGGCGTCCATGTACCTTTGTGTCCATACTGTTCTTGTGTTCTCTGAATGATCGAATTCTATGATGTATTCACATTAATATGGTGAAAAATTGTCAGCACACACACCTTTGCTAAGCcctttgtagtgtgtgtgtgtgtgtgtgtgtgtgtgtgtgtgtgtgtgtgtgtgtgtgtgtactgaagtGTTGAGGGCTGCAGGAGTTTTGAGGGAATGTGGGACAGAAGGTACTGGTTGTGTGTAGAAAGGGAACTGTGTGTACCTGAGGGTTGTGCTCAGCGTGACTGCGCGTGACCTCAGCCAGGTGTCTGCTCCGTTCCTCACCCTGAGCTTTTCAGGAGGGGGCGGAGCAGAACAGGGGCGGGTTTTATCGGTTTGATTTATTAGTTGTCACTTTGGCTAAAATGTTGCACAAGAGCCAAAAGCAAAACAGTTCAGCAGGTTTTTTCCACACACAGGATGGAGTGTGAAGCGTGTCCAAGAGCTTCCATGTTGGAATTTTGCAGTAGATCCTGAAAattgtgtaaatttttttttatataaacatttttaaacatccaaaTGAATATGATTAGAGATGTAAAGTAACACGACTTCTCCTTCAGTGTTGTTTTCTAAATGTGATATGATTTTTAGTGTCCGCTTTGGCTCATGGCGTTCTCTCATCAGGTCCATGAGGTCTTCACCTGGAACGGGTTTCAGTTCACATGTGTTTAAACCTCATTACTGCTCCTGCAACTACTGTACAGATCCATATTATAGaaagaaacactcagttaaggaaagagagaagatccatcattactttaagaaatgaaggtcggTCATTTGAAACATCTCAAGACCTTTgtatccccaagtgcagtctccaaaaccatcaaacactatgatgaaacaggctcttATGAGGAacggaagaccaagagctacctctgttGCAGAGGATATTTTTGTTAGAATTTCCAGCCTCAGAAAACACTGATTTACATAAACACTTCTGAGTTTAAGTCACATACATATTTAAACATCTcctgttcagaggagactgcttgagtcaggccttcatggtcgAATTGCGGCGAAGAAACCATTACTGTGAAgaaacaacaagcagaagagacttgatTATCCAAGAAACACACAGAATGGATATTCGATCagaaaactgtcctttggtctgatgGGTCTAAATGTGAGATGTTTCTAACCACCATGTCTTTGTTAGAAGTAAGGTTCCTGAAcgtgtggttcccactgtgaagcgtGATCTAGATGAATATCTAACGCTTCTTTATGTTCTTGTGCTAGTTCCTGCGTTTGCAGAACATAACGGTTGGGAACCACGCGTACGAGAAGGACGGTCATCACATGATGTTCTCGGAAAACAATCCGATTCGCTGATTAGTTTTTAGTAACCATGTGACCTGCAGTGTGTAGTTCCTGACTCGGATCATGGAGAAGAACTCGATTAGTTTTCCAGCACTGTGTGTGACATTATAAGTCATTTCCTGTATATTAATACATCGACTGTAGTGTTGatgaccatttatttatttatttatttttacccagAATGCCTTGAGATTTACCCCAATGCTCCGCCCCAATCCACGGCACAGGACACACACCTGTCCAACTTCACACTGCAGTTCAAAAGGTAATGGGGTTAgaaattcattaattattcacttaaacaaacaagcaaataaataaataaataaagcaaaaataaataagcaaaccaaaacaatgcaaacatgtatgatttaattaattaataatccaGTTTGGAAtcggacgtgtgtgtgtgtgtgtgtgtgtgtgtgtgtgtgtgtgtgtgtgtgtgtgtgtgtgtgtgtgtgtgtgtgtcaggttgcTGGAGGTGAACGTATACTTCACTCTGAAGGCCATTAACCTGCAGACGGTGCAGCATCACGAGCTTCCTGACTGCTATGACTTTAGCATAATGGTACGCCCATGTGACTCATGatggagtttcttccattttctctctctctctctctctctctctctctctccctccacgttactttatttccattaaacCCCCGTCACTCTACATCTCTCCacacttcctctttttctttctgcttgGTTTGTAGGAAAGATGTAATAATAGAGACGGAATTTTCACATCGaacacttcctcattccatttCCTAAAATTCCTTTATAGTTGCCATGGAAacctttgttgttgttgtagtacCCCCACACCCCGTCTGTGATTATCCCTCACGTCACATCATCACGCTCCTCCTGTTTCTCTCAGATCACCTTCAACAACCGCGCCCACAGCGGCCGGATTCGCGTGGACCTGGACAACGACGTGGACATCAACGAGTGCCGAGACTGGAAAGTCACAGGAGCCTGTGAGTGTCGTATCCCATGATTCCAATCTTCACGAGTATTTCCTAAACACTCCTACATGCAGCACGTTTGGTCACACGTTCCTCACGGTGTCTGACGCATTTCTAAACATCGCCTTGGTTTGGTGGAGATTTGAGGAGACTCCTTCagggtggtagtaaagtcaggtagtggtgttggtgaggtgagaaggtctctggattgcagtcagtgtttacattcatgtcaaagggttgaggtcagaactctatagcaggagatcttccactccaaccggaaagcagatcttcatggagctacaCAATAGTGTGCTGCCAACTTTGTTTTGAAATTTTGGAGAAAAACCAAACGtacctggaaaagtcaggaatCCTGATAGTTTTGTTTGTATCGTGTAGGAAGTTCCAGATGTTCACACTGGTGGTGTCAAAACCAGACCCGACTTTTCTTTGTGGTGAACTTTACCTCTCTAGTTACTGTTTTTACATCATGTTCCTCCTTCCCTCAGCCCCAAAGAACATCTACTACACGGTCCTGTTCGATGTGGTGATCATCCTCACGTGTCTGGCGTCGCTGATCCTCTGCACGCGCTCCGTCAGCACCGGAGTCCAGCTGCAGTTTGTGAGTCTCCTGAACATATCAACTGTTTTACCGTGAACTAAACGAACGTTAAACGAATGATAAGTGGTGGAGCATagagagacgtgtgtgtgtgtgtgtgtgtgtgtgtgtgtgtgtgtgtgtaacacttaCAGGAGTACACCACCTTCTTCCTGAAGCATTATGGGAAGCAAGTGTGTTGGTCGGACCGGATGGAGTTCATAAACGGATGGtacatcctcatcatcattagcGACGTCCTCACCATCACCGGCTCGGTCCTCAAAATCGCCATCCAGGTCAAGGTACGGTACAAGTCTtccactcgctcacacacacacacacacacacacacacctggagaaGAAACCGTGATTTGTGGATTGGTGTTGAACCATCTCAGTTTGAGTCGTGTTCCTCTGCAGGCTTTGACGAGTTACGACATCTGCAGCATCCTCCTGGGCACGGGCACCATGCTGGTGTGGATCGGTGTCCTGCGCTACATGGGCTACTTCAAGAAATACAACGTAAGTCTCATTAGAGTTCTCGAGCTCTCTGTGTGTACGTGGGAAACTTAACCCCCCTCGTCTTCACCCTGCAGATCCTGATCATCACGCTCAGAGCGGCGTTCCCCAACGTCATCCGCTTCAGCTGCTGCGCCGCCATGATCTACCTCGGCTACTGCTTCTGCGGCTGGATCGTGCTCGGACCCTACCACGAGAAGGTGAGGAGTGAAGTGAAGTCACAATCCGATTTTCTGTCTAACTTCTTTGGAGACTAATGGTATAAGCGGTCAAATCTGCTACAGAGACTTTTGACGTGACGTACGTTTGAAACAAAAGCAGATTATTGTGCAGTAATTAAGTGCATGCGTCACGTTGCAGTTTCGGTCCCTGAACACCGTGTCCGAGTGCCTGTTCTCTCTGATCAACGGAGACGACATGTTCGCCACCTTCAAGAACATGCAGCAGAAGAGTTACCTGGTTTGGTTGTTTAGTCGCGGTTACCTTTACACCTTCGTCTCGCTCTTCATCTACATGGTGCTCAGCCTTTTCATCACCCTCATCACCGACACCTATGAGACCATCAAGGTAACAAACTGCGCCTAGAGaaggatggatgtgtgtgtgtgtgtgtgtgtgtgtgtgtgtgaaaaagctAGTCCTGGATTATGCTGCTCTTTAAAACCTTCTAAAGTCTTCTCTGGTGGcgttttgatgttttttattttcctcgTTTCCAGCAGCAGCAGTCAGACGGAAATCCTGTGTCCGAGCTACAGACCTTTATATCCGAGTGTAAAGATCATCCGAACTCGGGCTGTTACCGCGTGGAGGAACGTCCGTCTCCCTGCTTCTTCTGCTGCACTCGAAGGTAAGGGGTTGAAGAGctctgaggaggaggagaataaCATATGTGAAGAAATGCCACAAAATAGGATTTTTCCCTGTAGGAggcccaaaacctgttccagcatgaagatccccttgtgcacaaatccaactccatgaagatctactctacatgggttggaagtgtgtggaagatctcctgctatagagctccaaccctgttgaatgtgaatgctgactgcaaaccaggaacctcctcaccttctcacctacatcactagcTGACTTTTACTAACATCCTCGTAGctgaacgaatctccacaaaaatctagaggaacatcttcccagaagagtggagctcattataactaAATCttgaattaaatgtttaagaaacaCAAGTTCATGTATTCCGATGTATTCAGAACTAAAGTTGTAACTGAAGCATTTCCTGTTTCAGGGTCAGTGACCTGCATGAGAGACTGCAGTGTTGAACGCAgggatgaagatgaggatgagaaGGAGAACATCGCCCCCTAAACATCTCCTCATTTACACGTTCATGTGATTAgat from Silurus meridionalis isolate SWU-2019-XX chromosome 16, ASM1480568v1, whole genome shotgun sequence encodes the following:
- the mcoln3b gene encoding mucolipin-3, which codes for MEGEGQVTELEMQFVIQPCPGQSSDMDDSGSSYLAFNDFNSNGGSLWAESLAQQERQEVESFRRKLKYFFMNPCEKYRARSRKPWKLMLQIIKIAVITIQLVSFGLSNQMVVTFKEENLMTFKHLFLKDYENHNAKAYAVYTQNEVYTHLSYIVQQFLRLQNITVGNHAYEKDGHHMIHFLYINTSTVVLMTIYLFIYFYPECLEIYPNAPPQSTAQDTHLSNFTLQFKRLLEVNVYFTLKAINLQTVQHHELPDCYDFSIMITFNNRAHSGRIRVDLDNDVDINECRDWKVTGASPKNIYYTVLFDVVIILTCLASLILCTRSVSTGVQLQFEYTTFFLKHYGKQVCWSDRMEFINGWYILIIISDVLTITGSVLKIAIQVKALTSYDICSILLGTGTMLVWIGVLRYMGYFKKYNILIITLRAAFPNVIRFSCCAAMIYLGYCFCGWIVLGPYHEKFRSLNTVSECLFSLINGDDMFATFKNMQQKSYLVWLFSRGYLYTFVSLFIYMVLSLFITLITDTYETIKQQQSDGNPVSELQTFISECKDHPNSGCYRVEERPSPCFFCCTRRVSDLHERLQC